A genomic segment from Limibacillus halophilus encodes:
- a CDS encoding glutamine amidotransferase-related protein — translation MSRKVLLLNHMEGERIDRAHPMLVRRGFEVEWCAPALGDVLPDPLSDAFDAVVVYGGAQSANDDGYIQDEVEWIRTWVEADKPFMGFCLGAQLLSLAFGGEVRPHPTGLYEIGFFPIETVAPGFKGPHSLVYHWHKEGFTVPRTGELLARGDTFPNQAFRIGRKAYGLQFHPEVTQNQMQTWMDSAGHMLAHPGAQDRERQLADARHHIAPLGDWLEDFLDRWLSDSGLTYPARSSTAASDLLPSERVPSS, via the coding sequence ATGAGCCGTAAAGTCTTGCTTTTAAACCATATGGAAGGGGAGAGAATTGATAGAGCCCATCCAATGTTGGTTCGGCGAGGCTTTGAGGTCGAGTGGTGTGCGCCCGCCCTGGGCGACGTTTTACCCGATCCCCTGAGCGACGCGTTCGATGCTGTCGTCGTTTACGGCGGCGCTCAGAGTGCCAATGACGATGGGTATATCCAGGATGAGGTTGAATGGATTCGAACGTGGGTAGAGGCGGACAAACCTTTCATGGGATTTTGTCTCGGCGCGCAGCTCCTGTCATTGGCTTTCGGCGGTGAGGTGCGACCCCATCCCACCGGACTTTATGAAATCGGTTTTTTTCCGATAGAGACGGTGGCGCCCGGGTTCAAGGGCCCGCACTCACTAGTCTACCACTGGCATAAGGAGGGGTTCACGGTGCCTCGGACCGGCGAATTGTTAGCCCGGGGTGATACCTTTCCGAACCAAGCATTTCGCATAGGAAGAAAGGCCTACGGGCTTCAGTTTCATCCGGAAGTGACACAGAACCAGATGCAGACGTGGATGGACAGCGCGGGCCATATGCTCGCGCATCCTGGAGCGCAGGATCGGGAACGCCAGCTTGCAGACGCAAGGCATCACATTGCTCCGCTCGGTGATTGGCTGGAGGATTTCCTTGATCGTTGGCTAAGCGACAGCGGTCTGACTTATCCAGCACGTTCATCGACAGCCGCCAGCGACCTCTTGCCGAGTGAGCGGGTGCCGTCGTCCTGA
- a CDS encoding GlxA family transcriptional regulator, translated as MKQSSIIDTQHFGFLLIEGFSILPFASAIEALRSANRHSGENLYSWTLLSPEGGLVTASSGVACRSDMPVRACDKLDAVIVCGGVDAHVFDNRQTLAWLRLLARQGAKMGAVSLGSYILARAGLLNGVRCTIHWENLAGFQEDYPQLNVTEELFEIDANRFTCSGGTAALDMMMSMIAKDHGRELATKIAENYIHERIRDQHDHQRMNLRTRLNISHPKLLNVIEMMQQNLEDPLPRSKLAAMSGLSTRQLERLFRKYLNRTPTRYYLELRLAKARSLLNQTSLSILDIAMASGFVSASHFSKCYREQFNRKPRDERQQIA; from the coding sequence ATGAAGCAGAGCAGTATCATTGACACTCAACATTTTGGCTTTTTGTTGATTGAAGGCTTTTCCATACTTCCCTTTGCATCAGCTATTGAAGCCCTTCGTTCGGCCAACCGCCATTCAGGCGAGAACCTCTACAGTTGGACACTTCTTTCTCCCGAAGGTGGTCTTGTCACAGCGTCCAGCGGCGTGGCCTGCCGGTCGGACATGCCGGTACGTGCCTGCGACAAACTGGACGCCGTCATTGTGTGCGGTGGCGTGGACGCGCATGTGTTTGACAACAGACAAACATTAGCTTGGCTCAGGCTGCTAGCCCGTCAGGGGGCAAAGATGGGTGCAGTGTCCCTTGGCAGCTACATCCTGGCACGCGCTGGGCTGCTCAACGGTGTACGCTGCACGATCCACTGGGAAAACCTTGCGGGATTCCAGGAGGACTATCCGCAACTCAACGTGACCGAGGAGTTGTTCGAGATCGACGCAAATCGCTTTACCTGTTCGGGTGGCACCGCCGCATTGGACATGATGATGTCGATGATCGCCAAGGATCACGGTCGCGAACTCGCGACCAAGATCGCGGAAAACTACATCCATGAACGAATCCGCGATCAACACGACCACCAGCGCATGAATCTGCGCACGCGACTGAACATCTCTCATCCCAAGCTGCTAAACGTCATCGAGATGATGCAGCAGAACCTTGAGGACCCACTGCCCAGATCGAAGTTGGCCGCCATGAGCGGACTTTCGACGCGGCAACTCGAACGGCTGTTCCGCAAGTATCTGAATCGGACTCCGACCCGCTATTACCTGGAGCTTCGTCTCGCCAAGGCACGCTCGCTCCTTAATCAGACATCGCTCTCGATTCTGGACATCGCCATGGCAAGCGGCTTCGTATCAGCGTCTCATTTCTCGAAATGCTATCGCGAACAGTTCAACCGAAAACCTCGCGACGAGCGCCAACAGATTGCCTAA
- a CDS encoding 2-oxoacid:ferredoxin oxidoreductase subunit beta, whose translation MSGPDGIAALQPKDYATDQEVRWCPGCGDYAILKAVQRTLADLAADPAKTVFVSGIGCAARFPYYIATYGFHTIHGRAPAVATGVKLANPELDVWVVMGDGDALSIGGNHLMHCLRRNLDLNMLLFNNEIYGLTKGQYSPTSRAGLRTPSTPMGSIDQPLSAGLFALGVGARFFARGVDTQQKRLPEIFKRAHTHRGASLVEILQNCIVYNDGVFAGITERDVAEDRQVHVQHGEPLIFGKDQDRGLRLNPSTLSLEVVNLGDAGITEADVLRHDEKNRVLATLLAAMEPPTLPVALGVLYCDPTSSYDQSVHTQLDAAKGQAPAGGLQEVMRAGHTWTVEA comes from the coding sequence ATGAGCGGGCCCGATGGAATCGCGGCTTTGCAGCCGAAGGATTACGCAACGGATCAGGAAGTCCGTTGGTGCCCAGGGTGCGGTGACTACGCCATCTTGAAGGCCGTGCAGCGGACACTGGCGGATTTGGCTGCGGACCCGGCTAAGACGGTCTTCGTGTCGGGCATAGGCTGTGCGGCACGCTTTCCCTATTACATCGCGACCTATGGTTTCCACACCATCCACGGGCGCGCGCCGGCCGTGGCGACGGGGGTGAAACTGGCCAATCCGGAGCTGGATGTCTGGGTCGTCATGGGCGACGGGGATGCGCTTTCCATCGGCGGTAATCACCTGATGCACTGCCTGCGCCGTAATCTCGATCTCAACATGCTTCTGTTCAACAACGAGATTTACGGTTTGACGAAGGGGCAGTACTCGCCGACGTCACGGGCTGGACTGCGCACTCCTTCGACCCCGATGGGGTCGATCGACCAGCCTTTGTCCGCTGGGCTTTTTGCTCTAGGGGTGGGGGCGAGGTTCTTCGCCCGCGGTGTCGACACGCAGCAAAAGCGGCTGCCGGAGATCTTCAAACGGGCGCATACACACCGTGGCGCCTCGCTGGTGGAGATACTCCAGAACTGCATCGTCTACAATGATGGCGTCTTTGCGGGCATCACTGAGCGCGATGTGGCGGAAGACCGGCAGGTCCATGTTCAGCACGGCGAGCCCTTGATCTTCGGTAAAGATCAGGATCGCGGGTTGCGCCTGAATCCCTCGACGCTGTCCCTTGAAGTCGTGAATCTGGGAGATGCCGGTATCACTGAAGCCGATGTTCTACGGCACGACGAAAAGAATCGCGTGCTGGCGACGTTGTTGGCGGCAATGGAGCCGCCCACGCTACCGGTCGCCTTGGGCGTACTCTATTGTGATCCGACGTCCAGTTACGATCAGAGCGTTCATACGCAACTGGACGCCGCCAAAGGGCAGGCACCCGCAGGTGGATTGCAAGAGGTAATGAGAGCCGGACATACCTGGACGGTAGAAGCTTGA